The following coding sequences are from one Lolium rigidum isolate FL_2022 chromosome 6, APGP_CSIRO_Lrig_0.1, whole genome shotgun sequence window:
- the LOC124667405 gene encoding ethylene-response factor C3-like, with product MELHHLSGGFPSPAAASSLFSSSAFDMGDSDDMHLLNTLLEMGDDMSHYLGFDMDTTEQPSSSTSTSSSSSSYSSSSDQHQQQQGMATTAPSKRRAPAAASIPKGLIGVRKRPWGKFAAEIRDSTRKGARVWLGTFNTPEAAAMAYDQAAFSVRGAAAVLNYPVDRVQESLRTLALGATTGSPVLALKSRHSIRKRSPNKAKKTAMAPAAVTKMTREAAPAHQQTTAHAGVVELEDLGADYLDELLRVSSDQPTASTMVGYEFDLQSIIANAGPILFPHC from the coding sequence ATGGAACTACATCATTTGAGCGGTGGCTTCCCGTCGCCGGCAGCAGCCTCGTCCCTGTTCTCATCGTCGGCGTTCGACATGGGCGACAGCGACGACATGCACCTGCTAAACACCCTACTGGAGATGGGCGACGACATGTCCCATTACCTCGGGTTCGACATGGACACTACGGAgcagccctcctcctccacctccacctcctcgtcaagcagctcctactcctcctcctccgaccagcaccagcagcagcagggcATGGCGACCACTGCACCAAGCAAGCGTCGTGCCCCAGCAGCAGCTTCAATCCCCAAGGGTCTCATCGGCGTGCGGAAGCGTCCGTGGGGCAAGTTCGCCGCCGAGATACGCGACTCGACCCGCAAGGGCGCGagggtgtggctcggcaccttcaacACCCCGGAGGCGGCCGCCATGGCCTACGACCAGGCCGCCTTCTCCgtccgcggcgccgccgccgtcctcaacTACCCCGTCGACCGCGTCCAGGAGTCCCTCCGCACGCTCGCGCTCGGTGCAACCACCGGGTCCCCCGTGCTGGCCCTCAAGAGCCGACACTCCATCCGGAAGCGCTCGCCCAACAAGGCCAAGAAGACGGCCATGGCGCCCGCCGCGGTCACCAAGATGACGAGGGAGGCGGCGCCCGCGCATCAACAGACGACGGCGCATGCCGGAGTGGTGGAGCTCGAGGACCTGGGCGCCGATTACCTGGACGAGCTGCTCCGGGTCTCCTCCGACCAGCCGACGGCGTCGACGATGGTTGGCTATGAGTTTGACCTGCAGTCGATTATCGCCAACGCCGGCCCAATCTTGTTCCCTCACTGCTAG